The genomic region TGGCCAATACCTGTAATTTTTGAGGACGGCGATGGTTTTTAGGTTGTCAGGTTATTCTTGCATTTTGTTTTTAGGTTGTCAGGTTATTCTTGCATTGTGTCCGGGTCACATTTCTTTTTTATTCTTGCACTAGCTTAGGGGTTTTCAGAATAGTTGATCTATTTTCTCAACACACGGTAAGGCTTAAGACATCTAGGCCCCCTCCTCTACCATAGGCGTAGCCTTTCAGGTATTGGGATAAAGTTGTTTTTGCTGTTGATCATGCTGTGAATTTGGACAAAGCCAAATGAATGGTGGCATGCCCTTGTTGTAGCACTACTTACCTGTATCTTTTGGAAAAGAAAACTTGATGGTCCTGTAATCCTGTTAATATTGCAGTACCTATTCTGAATGAGCAAACATCTGCACTTCCTGCCATTCCAGCCACTTCTCTGTGGAAACAATTTCCTACTTCCGTTCTTTCACACGACAAGCAAGATGAGTTCAAGCCTTCATCCACCCTTAGGGACAATAAATCATATCAGGTTAGTCTGTATACCTCTCATTGAAATTTAATTCCCGAATAAGCAAGTCTGAATTTTATTTACACCTGAACATTTCAACTTCAGCACTGCTATCCACGATAGGGTAAGAAGATCAAATATTTTCAGCAAGATGACCCATAATGAAAGTTGCATTGTATTATTGAGTCATTTAGTTTTATTTCCTCATATTCCAAAGCTGATGAATGGCCCGGCTTTGTCTCCATCGGAGTGTACTTGAGATTATTAAATTTATAACTCATAATTGGTGCTCGTTGTTTTTCGTTCCctcattatttatttattgataAATGGAAGAGTGGTtcagggtttttatgcgataaagatatgccccaaagattaaaggaaaAATTTTATCGTACgacaattaggcctgccttactttacggtttCGAATAATGGGCCCAaatgttgggccgtgaaacattgtcacattcaaaagatgattgtggcggagatgcgtatgttgaggtggatgtgcggccatacaaggaaagatcgattaaggaatgaggtgattagggaaaaggtaaaagtggcgccaatagaggacaagatgatggaaaatcgaTTAAGATGGTTTGGCactttggccatgtgagaaggagacctatggacgcaccagttaggaggctggagacttggagaataGAAAAGGTtcctaggggtagagggagaccgagacagacatggttgagagtgatagagcatgatatgagatttctggggcttgaggagagtatggtgacggaaagggcacaatggagggaaaggatacatgtggatttttagtatttgatgttatttgacatatttagtgtttttatttaattttaaaaaaaaaaaatttgttcttCCCTCCTTTATTACACattttttttaccaaccactttcttatatattttacttcgTTTACTTTCAAGGTATTCCGGATCCTTCAATTctacttcggttttcaaaatcgttttaatctttattctcgatttaaattttaagtttttataaaaaaaatccagccttcgattttaaaacctaagtttaccttgactttgtattatgtttcgctctcccttttgtttttcatttttcccttttctatttttttcgcattttgaggtgtgcgttcacccatggacggttctaaagggtgattcatgtcagccgaccccatatcattttgggattaaggctctgatgttgttgtattatttatttattgatcGACTTAGAGTATTAATAGGTTTAATTTTGCCTTAGGTACAGTCCACCTTGGAGAGACAGATGATTGAGGAAGTCGAATTTCTACAAGAGCACATGGGATCTTCTCTTAATCACTTGTGGGATCTTGAGGATCAGCTTTACCCGTTGTCAGGCTTATCATACATGTAAGCTTCTACGTGCAAAAATTGCTAACCATGAACAATTGCTCGAGAGTTAAGAGTATGCTTTATCGCAATTGTGTAGACCTGCTCATCTGCCATGTATCTTGTTCCTGTTTCAGACTGCCATCGCTAGGAAATGAGGAGCTTCCAACCGCAAGTGCTGCTAACAGTCCATTGAATGTGGAATCATGTGATGCAATTTCTCTTGCTAAGCAAGCTCTTTCAGCCTCAAAACTTGCTTTGTCATTAGCTGAAAGCTCCGAGTTGCTGGATGGTGATTTTGACAAATCCCTAGCTCTTAGGTAACCTTTTTATGAATGTTTTATTCAAAATAGTTTAGACAAGGATATCTGGAAGGAAGTTATCAAAACAAGGCAAAGGGATTTCTTTTTTCTTTATACTTTGGAGCCTTTCAGTGTCTGCTATTTTACCTGATTCTGATTTGCAAAATTGGTTTTTGCTCTCTTTCAGAGTCTGAAAGTAATCTATATAAATTTCTTCATTTTGACTTTGCCATTTTAGCACATTTTTATGTATTGCGGTGTATGGCACTGACATTCCTTAAATTCAGGTTGCCCGACAATGTGAAAGTTAAGCAGACAGTAAGGTCTTCACGGCTCTtggaaagaaaaacaaaaagaagAAAACCCTCAAGGCCTAGGACAATACATGAAACTGATTTCCCTGTAAAAGCAGAACCGGGAAAGTCAGGCCAAGGATACGATGCAACTGACCCCCTTCGCTTGTTTTTATGGGGTCCAGAAACAAAACAATTATTGACCATAGAAGCAGAAAAGAAATTAATTACAGAAATACAGGCAAGCCCTTTcttctttttattgctttgttaGCATCATTATTCACTTGGTAATAATCTAACTTCTACTTCGCATACTATGTCAATACTTCATCAGGATTTCGATAAATTACTTGCTGTGAAGGAACAGCTTCAATCTCAGTTTGAGCGAGAACCAACATTTGGTGAGTGGGCAAATGCCGTTGCACTGAGTTCTGGGACCCTGCGTTCAAAACTCCACTCTTGGAAGAGAAGccgtgaaaagttgataaatgcCAACTTCCGTATGGTGGTATACATAGCCAAACAATATCAAGGCCGTGGCCTAAGTCTTCAAGATTTATTGCAGGTTAATTGAAATCATTAAATTGCCTCTTGCTTCCTGACTCTCAACTCTCATGGTCGTTTTATCAGTTGCCGTGGCATTATATCGCTAAATGCGGCCAATATCACCTCAAAATACGGTTGCGATAACCTCCAAAACCTTGATAACTCGGTCGCATATTAGTGTCACGACCGATGGCTAAATCCATTCCTTCACCCCTCTAACTCAGCATGGAATGAGTCCCACGACTCTATTAGTCTGAGTCTGATAGTAGAGTGCTTCAATTTATGTTGCCCCCCCTCTGGGTACTTTTGGTCAAACGATATCAAATTCGACCAATCTTTCTCCAAAAATGAGAGGAGATGCACCGTAAAAATTTCTTCACTTTTGATCTATCAAAACAAATATTTTGTTCTTACCATTTCAAGTTGTAGAAATCATATGCTGTGAGAAAATATTAGGGAAAGTCGACATTGTTTGACCATTAAGTCAAATAAGGACCTTACAATGGATGGTGTATATTATATCCTATGTGAAATCATGCTTCTTTTTTTTCTACATACCATCAACTTCATCAACTGTAGACTTGAGTAACCTTATATTTCTCTTCTTCTGTCTCTTCCTTAGTGTGTTTtacattattatcattatttttcTTGTCCTGCAACTTTGTATGCAGTATGAAGCTACAATATACTGACGAAAGTTCTTAACACTTTTTTATTGCTGAAGGAAGGAAGTATGGGACTTATGAAGAGTGTGGAGAAGTTTAAACCCCAAGCTGGCTGTCGGTTTCCCAGTTATGCCTTCTGGTGGATTAGGCAATCAATTAAGAAGGCCATATTCCAACATTCAAGGACAATTCGTTTGCCTGTATGGACTTTAGTTTTCATTTACTTCTTGATATGATCTTGATGCCTTCCTTCTTTAGTGTTCCAACAATCGCATTATCATATATTATTCATTCGTCCATGAGACCCTGAATGAACTTCATAAATTCCATTTTGGGTGATTCATAAATAAACTCGTCACTCTAATTTTCCTCGGATGTTATTTGTGGCATGATTTGTGACCCCACATCATATATCAACTTGGATTTTCATATGCATCTTTTTAGGTTTCATATATTTTGTCCAAAGTAAACAAGGAAGCTTATTCTTGAAGGCGGTAGTACTCATTATCTATTTGAACTGAATTGTTGGCAATTATGTTTGCTACTTGATTTAAAGTTTCTATTTGTCCTTCAGGAGAGTATGTACAGTCTGTTTGGAAAGGTCCTAGAAGCGAAAAAAGTATGCATTCAAGAAGGGCAGAAAGATCCAACAAAAGAAGAATTGGCAAAGCGTGTTGGAATTACAGTAGAAAAGTTGCAGAATTTGCAATCTATGATGAGATACCCTCTTTCGATGCAACAACCTGTGTGGGCAGATCAAGATACCACTTTTCAGGTGAGTTTGAGTTTTAATATTCGAAAATGAAGTTTGCACACTTAATTATGTGCTGTATGATGCGCCTGAATCAATCATGTTTTGAGCTGATACATCTTCACTATTTAAGCTATCCTAGATTCCTAGCCATCAAAAGATGAGTACTTGTTAATCTCATCAATAATTTTGGCTCAAGGGAATTACACACACCTCAAACCCTACCAGCACTGCTATCTATTGTCTGAACACTTGGGACTCCTAGATATTGGAAGCTGATCTATTCTTAGTGTCCTTCCTCGGCTCCTTCTGGCACTAGGTCCCAGGTACAGTTGGCTGTGCTACTGCTTAGAGGCCATTGCACACCTGAAGGCCCAAGATGGTGAATTCTAAATGAGTGCCTTGGAAACACTGAATCATTTGTGAATGCTTGTATTTTTGCACGAGTAGAAAGCCTTTTTTCATTCAGCTATCATACCATCGCTCAATTAAGAAGACTAAATAAGAGCATTATCGTGTTTAAACGCAAATGAAGTGTGGACGTACAAAAATGGATTGGTGGAATAATTGAGGTGATTAGGAGAATGTAGGAGTTGGTAGATTGAATATAAGATAAGCAGAATCGTTTGAGATGGCATTGTGAGGAGAATCTACTTAAGAGGGTTAAATAAATGAGAAATCCTGGTTACATTTTTGTGATGAAAGGGAAGATCAAAGAAAATGTGAATTGAAGGCATCATTTTAGTTGGGATTGAAGAAAATATAGCATTGGAGAAGGCAACATAGAAGACACTTTTACCTATTTTAAATCCTGCATTTGCTTCTCCAGAAAAAAAATTGTGCTTTCCCGTAACTTGTTAATTGTTATATCAGCAGTGCCAAACTTTTTCTTCATTTGTCGCACAGCAATGCTGGCAAACTAGATACCCCTTCCATTATTGTATATCTAATTAGTGGTGGTTCATAAGAAGCACTTACTGAGGTTCGCTTGTAAGCTTCAGATTCTCCCAGAATAAATCCTTATATCTAATAACGCCCTTGAGGTTGAAGTGGGTAGAAATAAGTTTGAGGCACATACAACCAAATAGAGTAGCATATAATAGGGTTAGGGACGCGTATGCAGTATGCATCTCATTTTCCTGACTTATTCTCCTTTGTGCATTGTGATTGTGTTTTTACCTCCAGTCTGCACCTGCTGGAACCTTGAACACAATTCATCGGCTCTTCGGACAGTTGACCTTGAAATCTCTCAACTTCAATACAAAATGTAGCAGACAGATATCCTTTTTTCCCCATAAATTCCTTTTGCAACTCAGTTTTTTCTTGATTCAGGAAGTGACTGCTGACACTAAGATAGAGAACCCAGGCATCAGTGTTGAAAGACAATTGATGAGGAAGCACGTACGTAACTTACTCGGTATTCTCAGCCCGAAAGAACAGAAAATTGTCAAGTTAAGGTATGGCATAGGATCTTCATCTGAAAAACGATACTCGTTGTCCGAGATTGGAGTCATGTTTGGTCTTTCAAAGGAAAGGGTTCGACAGTTAGAAAGCCGAGCACTTAACAAGCTCAAGGATTCGCTCAGTAGCCATGGCTTAAAATCGTACACTGAGTTACTCATGTGAAGATGTGTcccttgtttttctttgtttttcttcatgTAAATTGGGCTATTTTTTGTATTAAATCTCTAGAATGTAGATATCAGATCAGTGGTGGACCCAGACAATTTAGAATGGGAGtgcacaatttgaaaaaaaaaaagtcgaaCAATATAACAAAATGATTAAATATTAAACTTCATCATCGTTTTAATTATATACTCACTTCGtccaaatcatttgtttacctttgattaaattaGCCCTCACAAGGAATAAAATAGGCAAATAAATGTTTAGGGCGAATGAAATAGTAAACAACACGCTGAAAAATTACTAGTATTAAAATTTAAAGCAATTCGACGAGATTTCATGTTCTGAAAACGTTTCGACAATACATCTTAATCACTTATTTgcaccaagaaaaaaaaaagaacttttTCTATATATATAACTACAAAATGCTTTAAGAGTGGATTACTTCCTTAACTTGTTCTTCACAAATATTTTTAATCAATTATTCATTGTAAGAATAACAAATGAGAAAATGATGAAAAGCTTTATGTGTCTTTCTTTGTGAATTTCAAAAAGTTTCTAAATTAAATATTAAtctaaaatgaacaataaaattttAAATTAGGGGTCTATAATTTTTATTGACATTTTTCAAATTAGGGTTCTATAAATCTAAAATTAGGAATGACAATTAAACAAGCAACTATCAAATAATAAAAATTTATAACAAAAAATCACAAATAGAATATCAACAATCAAAACTTAAGTAGAAAAATATTCATAGAATTAATTCATCAAAGAGAATTTTAGATTAacaatctacctagtataaaagcgaGGTTTTTTGTTGGCTTCTCATTGGCTGATAGAATTGAAAACATTTTTTTTAGGTAGGGACCTCcattatcattttaattatttaattactctctctccTCTACtccattttgttttgcatttctttttttctctttttcaagAGTGCACAACTGAGTTCATCGTactttgagaaaaaaaattcaaaaaatcgaaaaaatataAGTCAGTTCAATACAAATATATTAAATAACAcaaattagtaaaaaaaaaaataaataaaaatataatcCAGACTTGATCTTATTAAGATAAAGTCATTAATTAACTGGATTAATAAATACAACTCAGAAACAACCTAATTTTTCTTTCTAATCAAATTAGTAAGACATAATAAGAACATTAAATACCATATTTATTCAAACCTTAGTGAAATAATGTGAATGAAATGAGATAGAAATGAGGAAACTAGGGTTTTCATCATTTAATAGAAAAATAAAgtttaaaaaaattatatttattcgtTAAAATTActgaaactgaaaaaaaaaaataaaaacttgaAAAAAAACTAGGTTTTCAGAAATTTTCGAGATTTCAAATTAATGGTTAGAAAGAAAAAGTTAATTGTTAAAATTCGTTAAATATGAAAAAAATTAGAATTGTtttgataaaaaaataaaaaaattattgaaCATGAAAAATATGGCCAAAAAAATTCACATACGTTTTTTTTACAAATGAAATCGAAGAATACAAGAAAAATTTATGAAGGATGAGAGGGAGAGGGAGATGGAGAGAGAGAGCAGAAGTGCGAGATTAAGAGTTCAATTGGCGCACTAATAATCTTGAAGAGGCGATAGTGTTGAGGTGAGACGGAAGTGTAATGAGAAGCAGGTGAAATATAAGGCGGCATGATTTTGACAGTGGTAGGGTTATATGTTTTACACTTTGAGGCAGCAAAATTTACGAAGAATGCGGGTACATGGAGATTGGAGGGTTATGAGTTACTTGACTTATGAATATGGGAGGTTATGGGTCAAATAATTGGGTTTATAATTCTTTGGATAAATAAAATGTAGGTTTGACCCATATTAGGAATGTTGACTAAGCTATGTATTAATTAACATTACTTTTAATCTATTctaagtaatataaaattactattTGAACCATATTCATGCAATTTGTATTTATGTATGGTGTTAGGTTTGTCTCCAGTTAGACTCCCTTAAAATAACAGTATCCGCTTTAACATTAAAACGGGTAAGTACCCAACTCATTTTAGCATATAAGACAAATCTAAATCTTTTACTTTGACTGATACTTATTACTTGACCCAGTAACCTTAAAACAGCGATACCCGGGCTAGATCGAACAATTTGGATTCCACGTGTATTATTATATGGTTATTTTTGGTATTGTTTTTTTATATTGATTCACATCAAGTCGCCTGTAAACGAGCTTAATCAATTCATTATGGTTGCATTTGGATTATGCAAGTCGGGGTAAATTAGATTATGTTAAACAGATTAACCATGTCAGGATAAAATACGGGTAAAAGTGAATAGGGGTCGAATAATAGTTAGAATAGGGGTTAAAAATAGTCTGCGACACATTTTGTTTACCAATTTGTACATTCTCTTAAATTAAAAATATGACTTATAATCAAAAATTTTAAATGTCATAATATAATACCTAATCGTGGATTTTCTGACAATAAAATATATATTCAACAATTTTATCAATGTAGACCGTGCAATTTCTGCACGGGCATAAAACTAGTGTAAATTACAAAATTGGGTAGAAATTAGTGATTGGGCAAGGGCGCAGGGGAGAAGTGGAAAtttgcaaaaataaaaaaaataaataaataataaataaatatgttCATAAGAGGGATCGATCTCACATACTATGCCACAGAAGCCCAAATTTTAACCGCTGAGACACTTTGTCTATAGTGCTTACTTTGTCACACAAGTTTTATATATTCCTGaactttatttaaaaaaaaaaat from Silene latifolia isolate original U9 population chromosome 3, ASM4854445v1, whole genome shotgun sequence harbors:
- the LOC141647667 gene encoding RNA polymerase sigma factor sigF, chloroplastic isoform X2 codes for the protein MEASINLLSSSSSFPPRTHFRNTTLSTASSVPILNEQTSALPAIPATSLWKQFPTSVLSHDKQDEFKPSSTLRDNKSYQSTLERQMIEEVEFLQEHMGSSLNHLWDLEDQLYPLSGLSYILPSLGNEELPTASAANSPLNVESCDAISLAKQALSASKLALSLAESSELLDGDFDKSLALRLPDNVKVKQTVRSSRLLERKTKRRKPSRPRTIHETDFPVKAEPGKSGQGYDATDPLRLFLWGPETKQLLTIEAEKKLITEIQDFDKLLAVKEQLQSQFEREPTFGEWANAVALSSGTLRSKLHSWKRSREKLINANFRMVVYIAKQYQGRGLSLQDLLQEGSMGLMKSVEKFKPQAGCRFPSYAFWWIRQSIKKAIFQHSRTIRLPESMYSLFGKVLEAKKVCIQEGQKDPTKEELAKRVGITVEKLQNLQSMMRYPLSMQQPVWADQDTTFQEVTADTKIENPGISVERQLMRKHVRNLLGILSPKEQKIVKLRYGIGSSSEKRYSLSEIGVMFGLSKERVRQLESRALNKLKDSLSSHGLKSYTELLM
- the LOC141647667 gene encoding RNA polymerase sigma factor sigF, chloroplastic isoform X1, giving the protein MEASINLLSSSSSFPPRTHFRNTTLSTASSVPILNEQTSALPAIPATSLWKQFPTSVLSHDKQDEFKPSSTLRDNKSYQVQSTLERQMIEEVEFLQEHMGSSLNHLWDLEDQLYPLSGLSYILPSLGNEELPTASAANSPLNVESCDAISLAKQALSASKLALSLAESSELLDGDFDKSLALRLPDNVKVKQTVRSSRLLERKTKRRKPSRPRTIHETDFPVKAEPGKSGQGYDATDPLRLFLWGPETKQLLTIEAEKKLITEIQDFDKLLAVKEQLQSQFEREPTFGEWANAVALSSGTLRSKLHSWKRSREKLINANFRMVVYIAKQYQGRGLSLQDLLQEGSMGLMKSVEKFKPQAGCRFPSYAFWWIRQSIKKAIFQHSRTIRLPESMYSLFGKVLEAKKVCIQEGQKDPTKEELAKRVGITVEKLQNLQSMMRYPLSMQQPVWADQDTTFQEVTADTKIENPGISVERQLMRKHVRNLLGILSPKEQKIVKLRYGIGSSSEKRYSLSEIGVMFGLSKERVRQLESRALNKLKDSLSSHGLKSYTELLM